The sequence GGAGATGGCACATTGTGGGAAACAGCAGGCAGTGCCAGCCATGCTGGGCAGGTACCCAGGACCcctgggcacccatgggtgggagAAGGCCCAAAAGCAGTGAAGGACCATGGTGGGGCCCCTGAGCTGGGCTCCAGGGTGTAATCCCCCCTCCTGGCAGGCACAGCTCTGGGCTCAGCCCCATGCGGAGAGGACCCCATGCCAGGTCCAGGCAGCCCCCAACACTGGCTCTGCTCACGCGTGGTGGGCGAGGAGAACCTCACGATGAAGGGCTCCCTGCTGAAGGTATCGGTCCCGCAGGACTCACAGCCATCGTCGTAGTAGTAGCTTCCCAGCACGGAAACCATGTCTGACCTGAGGGAGGAGAGCGGGGTGGCCCCCAGCACCACTCCTGCCGCAGCCAGGGCCCCCAAAGGTACCCACCACActttgggggctgctgggggggacaGCGGGTGACACAGGGGTCACCGGGCCCTGGCGGCATCGCTTACCTGTAGATGAAGAGGTACTGCTCCTTGTAGCTGGCGCGACCCAGGGGCTTGCTGACCAAAAAGCTGTATGGGTGTGGGGATGCACTGGGGACAAGATGTGGAGGGTGTGAGAAGTCTCCTGGTGTCCCGTAGCACCCATTGGGCTCTCTCCGGCCAAGCTGGAGATGTTCTGGCACGGCAAGATGCCATCTGGGACCTTCCCCAGCATCCCATTTGCAGGCACTCCCCACCCTGGGCCATTGGGGTCACCTGTTGAGCTGGTTCATGAGCTTCTTCACGCCGCTCAGGTCAGCGTCCCGGACCTCCTGCACCAAGGTGATGTCATACCCCGACAGGATCTGGGGGGACAAGCTCAGAGCTGCTCGCCCTTGGCCAGGAGCTGCTCATGGTGGCACCCGTGGGTGCCTGGGCTGGTCTGTGAAGGCTCTCAGGCTAGCAatgggagggcagcagggatcccagagccagggagggagCTCCTCTGCTGGTGTCCTCTGACTTGGAAGAACCATGGTGTGACACAGTGCCCTCTAACACCCGTCCATCTACCACCCACCATCCCAGCAGCTCCTCGCTCGCAGGCTGCTCTGAGTGAGGACTCTGGGCAGCACCAAGCATCGCCCATCCTTGTTTGGGGACCAGCAAGAATGGAGATGGTCCAAGGTTGGAGATGGTGATGAAGGAAGAGCAGATGGGTGTATGGATGAAGGTTTGGACAGATGGATGGAGGTGTTGATGGATGGAGGtgtggatggacagatggacggaGGCAtaggtggatggatggaggggttTGGACAGGTGGATTGATGGGTGGGTAGATACACGGATGGACACACAGATGGATGGATGCCTGCAGAAAGCCGATGTCCAACTAACTGCCCCAAGCTGGCTGCAACCCAAAGACCAGAGACGGCTCCTCTCCCCCCAGCACTCACAGAGACAATGATATTTGCGATAGTCTTGTTGGACATCTTGCTGTCCCCAAATGTCTTGATGTTGAAGGCGCTGATCTTCAGCGCAATGGCCGCAtgcagcaggagagctgccaccagcagcgaCAGCACCAGCTTCGAGGATGCCATCgtgcctgcagaggggcagggatGGGCTCAGCCCTCCTGGCCAGGAGGGGGATTTGGCACAGATGATGGGGGTGACCAGGGTATTCCCACTGGCCATACTGGTTTCACTGGGAGGCGTCTGTTTTCCAGTGAACCACGAGGACCAAGGGATGGTGGACCCCCATCCAGCCATCTGGCTCCTCCTCACGTGGGAGGTcatcctgcctgtccctcctggAGGGAGGCCAGACCACCCGCAAGGCTGGAGCGGATAATTCACTGGCAAAGGAGAAAATGTCACTTCTTGGTGACACAGAGCAGTCACTTCCTCATTCACCGCACTCAACCAGACACCTCTCCTGGCCCAGGATGGGTGGCAGTGGCCAGGGGACGACAGCATCCCTCGGCTTGTGCCTCTCCCACCCCTCATTGGGTCTGTGCTGGAGACCCAAAAGACCCTAGAGCAGCCACACTGGGACAGAGCAAGGGATGGATCCCCCCGCAacacctctccccacctccttccctgcctgaagCATCCTCTCCTGGGGTATCCTGCCACCcctggccccccctgccccatcctcaCTGAGGCTGGAGTCCCCGGAGACCCCCCCGCCGAGGCAGCGCGGTGGCTCCCACCCACAGGGAAAGGAATTTGGGAAATATTTCCCATGGCGCTCAGCTCCCCGGGGTAATATTTCACCAGCGGATGGGATCTGAGCCCTGCCCAAGTCCAGGCACCCTGAGCGGGCTGCGGGGGCCGGCAAACACCCTGGCTTTCGGCACCCCCGCAAGCCTTGCTGCCCCTGGGCTCGCTTTTTTGTCTGGAGCAGCTGCTCTACTTAAATCCTCACATTTCCCGACTTGCATCCTCCCTACGGCTGCGAACCCTACCATCCGTAAGGCCGCGGTCCCTGCATTTGGTAACACAACGATTTGGCAACGCCACGATTTGGCAACGCCACGATTTGGCAACGCCACGATTTGGTAATGCTACGATTTGGCCACAAACTGCCCAAAGCGCCACGAAATTTCCTCCCCAGATCCCCCAGGGGAGGCAGTAGCCTCCACAGCCTCCCCCCGGGCAGAGGCACCCACAGAGGATGGTGTCCATCCTGGGTAACGCTGCTGAGCTGCGCCCGGGCTCAGCCCCAGTGGAACATCTCGGCAAAATTAAGCGGAGCTGGAGAAGGCGGCGTTGGAGAGGGGAGCGGGAGAAGAGGGGAGCAGGACGTACCTTTGCTGTCCTCCAAGGTCTCTGGAAGGGGACAGAGCCACACCTGCATTTATTGGGAGGGACATGCTCACCGTGCCAAGCAGTCACCCAGCCAAGGAGCGTGCGAGGCCGCAGGCTCCATATGGCATTTTTCACGGAAACAAAGGTCTGGACAGTGAAAGAAACAACCCTTTCAAACAGTGCCAACACCCCCGCTGCAGGTACGGCCAAGAATGCACCTGAATCGATAAAAACGCTGACAAGTGACCTGCGAGGTGTAAGCAAGTCCCAGGGACCATTCGTGGGGAGCGGCGGCTCCCCAGTATGGGGCATGCGCAGCCCTCACGCAGCACCAGCCACAATTTCTCttaaaaagtgtttatttcaCCAACACCAAAACTACATTTCCAACGAGGTGGCTTCAGGCGAGCATGCTGGAGTTG is a genomic window of Rissa tridactyla isolate bRisTri1 chromosome 8, bRisTri1.patW.cur.20221130, whole genome shotgun sequence containing:
- the LOC128914141 gene encoding deoxyribonuclease-1-like yields the protein MASSKLVLSLLVAALLLHAAIALKISAFNIKTFGDSKMSNKTIANIIVSILSGYDITLVQEVRDADLSGVKKLMNQLNSASPHPYSFLVSKPLGRASYKEQYLFIYRSDMVSVLGSYYYDDGCESCGTDTFSREPFIVRFSSPTTQVEEFVMVPLHAEPSSAADEIDALYDVYTDVVNKWATNNILLLGDFNADCSYVTSAQWPSIRLRSLDACEWLIPDSADTTVADTDCAYDRIVACGTALRQDIEPGSATVNNFQKTFHLQSEDALAVSDHFPVEVTLKAR